From the genome of Patescibacteria group bacterium:
ATTTAATTCCGTCTTTTTTGCTAATTCCAGAATCTCATCAATCCGATAATTGCCTGCTGTACGAAAGGTCACGTAAATCCCTTTTGCAAGAACTGGAAAATTTTTGATCGCCGTGTCATTGGAAAGGCCCCATTTTTCAAATATGCTACTGGATAAATCAAAACCAAAAATCACAACAATAATCACTACCAGAATTAAAAAAAGAAAGATTTTATCTTTTTGCATAATCTGATGCCCCCGAGAGGAATTGAACCCCTATCTAGGCCTTAGAAGGGCCCTGTTCTATCCATTGAACTACGAGGGCAAATGCTCCCTGCCCGCCATCGCTATGCGAAGGCGTTACAGGCGGGTATCCATTGAGCTATGGGGGCTTAATTAAAAATTAACATGAATATTCCCTCCTGTGGCGTTTGACGGTTTACAGGTATCAACATATTCATCTAAAAAAGAAACTACAGCAGAAGAATCTTTGGCCGCTTGATAAAATACCTCATAACAATTTGCGTGATCCGGCAATAAATTAAAATCAACGCATGTTCCAGAATTATTATTACCCAACTTATGGCAAGAAGAAACACTTGGTCCGGTAGACCCCTGTATAGCAGATGAAATCCTTAAGGTGCACTTCCCTCCAGACAATGAGTTAAATTTAGATATGAAAGTTTGTACTTTTTGAGCAGCTGTCTGTGAAACTAAACACTTTCCGTTATTGCTTTCACAACCGTGCGTTGGTGTATAATTTGAAATATCCACACAGGTAGAAATATCAGAACAACCCGAAGAAGAACTAACAGAAAATGCTTGTTGGCACGGTTTTTTCTCTGTTCCTTCACAAGCAAAATCCTGTCCACTCTTATCTTTATCAAGACAACACCATTTAAAACAATTTTTTAGGGGAGGCTTCCCCGCACAATGTTCACTATCACATCCTGTTTGGCAAAAAATCTCAGAAAAATAATACTCAACCATTTTAGCTGTATCTCCTTCGTTTTGAATAATATGACAATAAAGATTTTTCCCCGTGGGAGGAGTTATCCCCCCTCCTTCACATTCAATATCATTCCACGGCGCAGGGAATTTGGTTTTATCAGTGCTAACCAATGTATTGAAAATCATATTAATTACCGTCCATGCCAACAAAGCAATAACCACGCCGATAATTGCATTGGTAATTATTTTCTTGCCTAATTCAAGATTGCTTGGTACTGCTCCGGCAAGCAAAATCGTCAATCCGCCGATAATTATAAAAACCACTGCTAAAATAAAAATTCCAGTTGTAATAAAATCAATGATGGTCTGCGCCAATACAAAAAGATGGCAAAAAGTGCAAGGCTCTGTTGTTCTGGTTCCGCAGGGCACAAGCGGTCCGCTCAAATCTCCTGCCAGAACAACTACTGGCGCTATTAGAAAGGCGATTATTAAACCTAAAAATAGATATTTTTTCATAGATTTTCAGCTAATAATAAATATATAGTCATCATACACGATTTGACTAAAAAAAGCAAAAAAGATATACTAAAAAAATATCAACGTGGCAAGTCTGACTTACCGGGCTGTAGCACAGTGGCTAGTGCGCTCGCTTTGGGAGCGAGAGGTCGTGGGTTCGAATCCCACCAGCCCGATGCGGGTATCGTATATCGGTATTACCACAGGTTTCCAACCTGTTGAGAGGGGTTCGACTCCCCTTACCCGCTTTTATAAAAAATACCCCCGACAAGTCGGGAGTATTTTTTTCAAACCCTATGCTTAATTTTCCTAAGCAATAAGGTCAACCAACTAACGAGCGTATTCAATAACACGCATTTCTCTAATCACGGTTACTTTAATTTCTCCTGGGTACTTTAATTCTTTTTCAATTTCAGAAGCAATATCTTTGGCTAATTTATAGGCCTTTAAATCATCAATTTTGCCCGGATTAACGAATATTCTGATTTCTCTGCCTGCCTGAATAGCATAAACTTTTTCAACGCCTTCAAATCCAGTGGCAATTTTTTCCAATTCTTCCAATCTCTTTAGATAATTTTCAAGATTCTCTTTTC
Proteins encoded in this window:
- a CDS encoding pilin → MKKYLFLGLIIAFLIAPVVVLAGDLSGPLVPCGTRTTEPCTFCHLFVLAQTIIDFITTGIFILAVVFIIIGGLTILLAGAVPSNLELGKKIITNAIIGVVIALLAWTVINMIFNTLVSTDKTKFPAPWNDIECEGGGITPPTGKNLYCHIIQNEGDTAKMVEYYFSEIFCQTGCDSEHCAGKPPLKNCFKWCCLDKDKSGQDFACEGTEKKPCQQAFSVSSSSGCSDISTCVDISNYTPTHGCESNNGKCLVSQTAAQKVQTFISKFNSLSGGKCTLRISSAIQGSTGPSVSSCHKLGNNNSGTCVDFNLLPDHANCYEVFYQAAKDSSAVVSFLDEYVDTCKPSNATGGNIHVNF